The DNA window CGCTCCAGCGCCCGCGACAGCGCGGCCCAGATGCCGTCGAAGCTCTCGACGAGACTCGCCCCGGTGACCGAGGTGGGGGACTCCCCGAAGCCCACCAGGATGCGCGCCCCCAGGCCCAGCAGGTCCTCACGCTCGACGACCCCGTTGCGGTTCGCGTCGATGTGGTCGAAGGCCCGATCGAGCTTGTGATTGAGCAGGTCGATAGCCACCTTGCCTCCCCCGAGACTGACTGCGTTGATCACAGTAAGACGGGCCGGGGGCTTTGTCAGCGAGGCTCGCACCGGCTTGTTCGCGGGCGTCCTCACCGCCACCCCCCGTAACCTGTGCGAAACACGGACACGGCATCCTGATAGGAGACCTGTTCTGTCTGCATGAGGGGATGCCTTGGACCGCCAGCAGGAGTTCGTGCTCCGCACGCTCGAGGAACGCGACATCCGGTTCATCCGGCTCTGGTTCACCGACGTTCTCGGCTTCCTCAAGTCCGTCGCCATCGCCCCGGCCGAGCTGGAGGGCGCGTTCACGGAGGGCATGGGCTTCGACGGCTCGGCCATCGAGGGCTTCGCCCGCGTCTACGAGTCCGACATGCTCGCCAAGCCCGACCCGTCGACGTTCCAGATCCTGCCCTGGCGCAGCGAGACGCCGGGCGCCGCGCGCATCTTCTGCGACATCCTGATGCCCGACGGCTCGCCCTCGCACGCCGACCCGCGCTGGGTGCTCAAGCGCACGCTCGCCAAGTGCGCCGACATGGGCTTCACCTTCTACACCCACCCCGAGATCGAGTTCTTCCTGCTGAAGAACCGGCCCGAGCCGGGCGTGCGGCCCGAGCCGATCGACTCCGGCGGCTACTTCGACCACACGCCGCACAGCTCCGGCCACGACTTCCGGCGCCAGGCGATCATGATGCTGGAGTCGATGGGCATCTCGGTGGAGTTCAGCCACCACGAGGGCGCGCCCGGCCAGCAGGAGATCGACCTGCGCTACGCCGACGCGCTCACCACGGCCGACAACATCATGACCTTCCGCCTGGTCATGAAGGAGGTCGCGCTGGAGCAGGGCATCTGGGCCTCGTTCATGCCCAAGCCGTTCACCGAGCACCCCGGCTCCGGCATGCACACCCACATGTCGCTGTTCGAGGGCGACCGCAACGCCTTCTACGAGGCCGGCTCCGAATACCGCCTGTCCAAGGTCGGCCGGTCGTTCATCGCCGGGCTGCTGCGGCACGCCGCCGAGATCACCGCCATCACCAACCAGTGGGTCAACTCCTACAAGCGGCTGTGGGGCGGCGCCGAGGCCATCGCCGGCCAGGGCGGCGAGGCCCCCTCGTACGTGTGCTGGGGCCACAACAACCGCTCGGCCCTGGTCCGGGTGCCGATGTACAAGCCGCACAAGGGCGGCTCCACCCGCATCGAGTTCCGCTCGCTCGACTCCGCCTGCAACCCCTACCTGGCCTTCGCGCTCATCCTGGCGGCCGGGCTCAAGGGCATCGAGGAGGGCTACGAGCTGCCGGCCGCGGCCGAGGACAACGTCTGGACCCTCACCAGCGCCGAGCGGCGCGCCCTCGGCATCCAGCCGCTGCCGGGCTCGCTCAACGACGCGATAGAGGTCATGGAGCGCAGCGAGCTGGTCGCCGAGACGCTCGGCGAGCACGTCTTCGACTTCTTCCTGCGCAACAAGCGGGCCGAGTGGCGCGAGTACCGCCGCCACGTCACCGAGTTCGAGCTCGGCCGCTACCTGCCCATCCTCTGAGCCGGCCGCTCCCTCGGCGGAGGCCGTCCGGTCCCGGCCGCGTGGGGACGGGACCGGACGGGCGGCTCACTTGTTGACGTGCCTGTACAGGTAGAGCGCGGCCTTCTTCATGGCGGCGGCGCTCTTGCCGGCGCGGTGCCGCTCGGCGGCGGCCACGGCCTGCTTGAGCGTCGTCCTGCCGTGCACCCTGTCCGAGGCGTCGTGCACGCCGTGCGCGTAGTTCAGCCAGGCGGCCAGCAGCTCACGGTCGAGCAGCGCCCTGGCGGCCTTGCTCCTGGTCGACAGCACCTTGTACGCCTTGCTCAGCGTGCCCGCGCCGGTCAGCTCGGGGAAGACCTTGCTGCCGTTCTGGGCCAGCGTGAGGTAGCACCGCAGGGTGGCGTCGCTGAGCGAGCCCTTGCCGCGCAGCATCTCCCTGGCCCAGGCCTTGGCGCTCAGCGGCTTGCCGCCCCTGCCGCGCGAGCAGGTGTCGGGCACGGGCTGCGGGTCGCCGTAGATGCCGGGGTCGACGTTGTGGTGGCCGTCCTCGGGCGAGGTCGTGGGCGAGGTCGTGGTCGTGGGGGTCGGCGTGGGCGACGGGCCAGGGGTGTGGGTGCCGGTCGGCGCCGGGGTGGGGCTGCCGGTGGGCGTCGGCGTGGGGGAGGGGGACGCCTTCGGCGGCAGGGCCGCGGTGAGGTCGATCCGCCTGGTGGTCACGCCGCCGTACGTGATGGCCTTGCCGGTGTCCTGCAGCTTGGCGACCCGGCCCTCGCCGGGAAGCTGCGGGTACGCCTGCCGCACCAGGGCCAGCGCGCCGGCCACGTGCGGGGCGGCCATCGAGGTGCCGCCCAGCACCCGGTAGCCGCCGCCCGGCACCGCGCTGTTGATCTGCACGCCGGGCGCGAACAGGTCGAGCAGCGCCCCCCGGTTGCTGAAGCCCGCCACGGCGTCCTGGTCGTCGGTGGCGCCGACGGCGACCGCCGCCGAGACGCAGGCCGGGCTGGACACGCCGTCGGCGAAGCCCTCGTTGCCGGCGGCGACCACGACGGTCACGCCGAACTGCTTGAGCCAGACGATCTCGTCCTTCAGCGCGCCGGCCGACGGGTCGGCGTCGCAGTGCCGCGTCTGCTTGGCGCCGCCGCCGAGGCTCATGTTGACCGCGATGACGTTCTTGCCGGCGTGGACGCTGTCCACGTACTGGAGGGCGGCCTTCTGCGCCGAGACGAAGGTGGCGAAGCACGGCGCGGCCCTGCCCAGCTGCTCCTGGCAGACGGGGCCGTCGAGCCGGGTGAACACCTGGACCGGCAGGATGCCGGCCTCGGGGGCGACGCCGTTCGACGGGGCGCCGGCCGCCTTCTTCCCGGCCGCGATGCCCGCGACGTGGGTGCCGTGGTAGCACTGGTTGGCGCCGTTCACGACGCACGCGGGGATCTCGGCGTCCGCCGCGCCCGCGCCGGTCTGGACCGACTGGCCGTTGGGGCACAGCGGCCTGGCCCCGTAGTACGGGTCCGTCGACGTGGCGGAGAAGCACGCCTCGCCGACGATGCGGCCGGCGAAGAACGGGTGGTCGCGGTCGATGCCGGTGTCCAGGACGGCGATGGTCGAGCCCTTGCCGGTCCAGCCGGCCGCGTTGGCCTTGTCGGCGCCGATGAGCTTGGTGCTGGCGTCGAGCGTGGCGACGCTCAGCCGGTCCTCGTAGACGGCGGCGACGCGGTCGTCGGTCCTGACCTCCTCCAGCGTCGCCTTGTCCAGGTTGGCGACCAGGAAGTCGTCGGAGAGCTTCTTGTCGACGACCTGGGTGCCCTTGGACGCCTTCTCGGTGTCGGTGGCCACGGCCTCGACGCTCTGGCCCTTCTTCAGCTCGATGACGGCGCGTACCTTGTGCCCGCCGCGCACCTCCGCCGTGACGTTCCTGGCGATCTCGGGATCGCCCGCCGCGGCGTGGGCGGGGGCGGCGATCAGCGCGCCCGTGGTGGTGAAGGCGAGCACGGACGCGCCCGCCAGCAGAGACCGTAGTCTCACTGGACCTCCGGGGGGTTGAGGGGGTCCATCCGCCGGCGCTCATGGCGGAGTGCGAGCAGCGCTCAGCGACCCCGCGGCTCCCCGTGGCCGACGTCGGAACGTTCCCCGTTGACGTTGAGGGGCCAGCGTAAGGAGTTACCGGAGGAAAGGGTGGGAATGAGGTTATTCCGTTATCGGGAAACCTCCGCTTACCGGATCATGATCGGGTTCGAACACGATGGCCTCCAGCAGGGCGGCCGCGTTCCTGTCGATGACGCGGGCGGCGGCCGCCGGCGCCGGGTCGCCGCTCCTGACGCGCGCCATCAGCGCCTCCCACCTGCGCCGGTGCCGGGCGAACGTGCGCGCCGCGACCACCCGGCCCCGCTCGTGCTGGCCCGCGAGCGCCGTCTCCGGCGGCGTGTCCAGCAGCAGCAGGTGCAGCCGCGCCCCGTGCCACCGCGCCAGCCGGTCGAAGCCCCGCAGCACGGACGGCGCGCAGCCCCGGTTGTGCGCCACCACCGCGCGCCCCGAGGCCAGGGCGCGGCCGATGCGGGACAGGTGCGTGGCGAAGACGACGGCGCGGCGCACCGGCGGCGGCGCCCAGCCGAGCCGGCCCGCCCAGCGCCGCTTGGACTGGTAGGAGTCGATCACCACGACCGCCCCCCGGGCCACGGGGACGCTCTCCGTGCCGTGCAGCCCGTACAGGCGGCGCAGCAGGGTCGTCTTGCCCGCGCCCGGCAGCCCGGTCAGGATGACCAGGGATCCGGGCGGATAACGCACCGTGCCGGCGTGGGCCGGATCGTCCAGCACGCTCAAAGGTCTCCTCTTCCCCGTGCGCCCCCTCGCGCGGGCGCGTGCCTCCCAGACTGTCCGAGGAAGCGGCCCGGCGCGCGCCCGTACGGAATCCGAAGCCCGCTCGTATCGGCCGAATGGTGTGCGGGACGCCGGAAACCCGGGCTAAAGTGCTTGCCAGACGCCTTGATCGGTCTCACTCCGGAGCGCTCGCGGAGTGAGGCCGATTTTCGTTGCTTCTGACCCCCGAGTCATCTCCACGGCATGTGCGGTGCCTAGTGTCCCGGCCAAGGGTGGGAAGTTTCGGGCCCCTTCGAGGCGTTACGCGGTGTGTGGACCGAGATGTTACGACCCCCCTGCCCTCGGGTAAAGCGGGAGTCCAGTAAAATCGGCCCGTTCTTTATGATATTTCAGGACTTCGCGCCCTTGTGGCGACATAGGAGGGTGTGGCATGACGACGGCTGCCCTGCAGACCGTGTTGACCGTACCGCAGCGCTTCCGCGGCCCCGAAGGAGTAGCCAACGGCGGCTGGATCGCGGGCACGATGGCGGAGACGCTCAACGGTGGCCGATCAGCCGTCGAGGTCACGCTCCACGCCCCCACCCCGCTGGAGACCGAGCTGCGGCTGGAGCACGTCGCCAACACCGCCTCACTCTCCCGCGGCGACGACCTGCTCGTCGAGGCCATCCCCGTGGCCGAGGACCTGGAGGGGCCGGGCTTCGTGCCGTTCAACGACGCCGCCCGCGCCGAGGCCGGCTTCGCCGGGCTCCAGGCGCACCCCTTCGCCGAGTGCTTCGCCTGCGGCCTGCGCGAGCCGGGCGACGGCCTGCGCATCTTCCCCGGCCCGGTGGCCGGCTCCGACCTGGTGGCGGCCGGCTGGCGGGTGCCGTTCACGGTGGCCGGCGAGGACGGCGTGCCGGCCTCGATCATCGGCGCGGTGCTCGACTGCATCACCGGCTGGGCCCACTTCGGCCCCGGCGAGAGCGCGCTGCTCGGCCGCCTCGCCGTGCAGCTCCACGGCCGGGTGCACCCCGGCGGGCGCTACTCCGTGGTCGCCCGCCCGAGCGGCCGCGACGGCCGCAAGATGTTCGGCGAGAGCGCCATCTACGAGGTGGACGGCACGCTGGTGGCCGCCGGCCGGGCCACCTGGATCGCTCCACGCTGACCCCGCCCTCCGGCCTTCCCGCCCATCCCGTTCCGCACGGGATGGGCGGTGTCGTCTCCGCCGGTCACGGAGCCGTGAGCCGGTCCACGAGGGTCGCGACGCAGCGCTCGTCGAACACGATCGTGTAGTGGTTGCAGTCCGGGACGACCTCGTCGCGCAGGCCGGGCAGCCGGGCGGCCCAGGGGGCGGCCAGGTCGTCGGGGAGCATCGGAACGTCCTGGTTCAGCAGCCCGCGCGGCGCCCGCAGCAGGGTCATCGGCGCCTTGACCGCCTCCAGCGCGGCCGTGAGCGCGGCCTGCTCGGTGTGCAGCCAGCGGCCGTCCTCGCGCACCGCATCGGGCACCGCGCGCGAGCGCAGCGCGCCCTCGGGGCCGGTCAGGTCGTAGCGCACGTACTCCTCGACGTCGTCGCTCCAGTGGCCGGCGAAGGCCGGATGGTTCCTGAAGAACTCCACGTACGCCTCCGCCGACGGGTACGTCTGCCGCAGCCGGTCCAGCGCGGGCCCGAGTGCCGCCGCCAGCGCCGCGTCCGGGTCCACGCCCTCGGGCAGCGGCGGGAACGGCAGCCCGCCGTCCACCAGCACCACGCGGGCGAAGTCGCGCCGCGCGGCGGCGAGGACGGCCACGTACGCGCCCATGGAGTGGCCGGTCAGCACCGTGCCGCCGTCCGCGCCCACGTGCTCGGCGACGCGCAGGACGTCCTCGGCGTGGCGGGGCAGGCCGTACGGGCCGGGCAGGCCGGCGCTGTGGCCCCGGCCGCGCAGGTCCATGGCGACCAGCGTCCATCCGGCGGGCAGGGCGCGGGCGACCGCCCCCCAGGACATGAGGGAGGCGGTGATGCCGTGGACGGCGATGACGAGGCGGGGGCCGGTCCCCGCGCGGGCGATGCGCAGGCCGTCGACGTCGTCGAAGGTGAAGGTCATGTCCGGGATCCTAGGTATTTCCATGAGGAAGTTTCTCCCATAATTACCGTTATGCGAATCACGGTCATCGAGCACGAGCGGGAAGCCGGGCTCGGCTACCTCGCCGGGTGGCTCGGCATCGCCTGCGACGTCGTCCGGCCGTACCTGGGGGAGGAGGTGCCGGCGCGGGCCGCGGACGGGCTCGTCGTGCTCGGCGGCGCGGCGGCGGCCTGGGAGGACGAGCGCAGCCCCTGGCAGCCCGCCACCCGCGACCTGCTGCGCCGTGCCGTGGACGAGGCCACGCCCACCCTCGGCATCTGCCTCGGCGCCCAGCTCCTCACCCTGGCCTGCGGCGGCGCGGTGGAGCGGGGCGGCAACGGGCTGGAGGTGGGGCTGCGCGAGGTCACCGCCCTGCCCGCCGCGCGCGAGGACCGGTTGTTCGCCGGCGTCGGCGCGGCCCCCGCCGTGCAGTACCACCAGGACGCGATGACCCGCCTGCCCGCGGGCGCGGTGCCGCTGCTGACCGGCTCGCAGTACCCGAACCAGGGCTACCGGCTGGGCCCGGCCGCCTGGGCCGTGCAGTTCCATCCCGAGGCCACGCCGGAGATCTTCGCCTCCTGGACGTACGAGTCCGGGCTGGACGCCGCCGAGGACCTGAACCGGGAGGTCAAGGCCGCGGAGCCGGACCTCGTCGCCGCCTGGCGGCCCATGGCCCGCGCCTTCGCGGCCGTGGTCAGGGAAGGAGCCTCCGGCGCGGGCGCCGCCTGAGCGGCCGGCCCTCCGCCCGCCCGTGGCCGCCCGCCTCCGTGCGGCGAGCCCGGGTGAGCAGGTGCGCGAGGCCGTGCACGGCCCCCAGCACCAGGGGGAGCGCCGCGAGGCCCGCCGCGCCCGATCGGCCCGCCCCGTCCGTGGCCACCCCCGCGGCCCTGAGCCGCCGCCACGCCCACACCGTGTACGGGATCACCACCACGGGCGCGGTCACCACCCCTGGCGTGTAGCCGCGGGCGAGCGCCGACTGGGCCAGGTGCATCACCCCGTGCGCGCCGAACCCGGCCAGCACCGTACGGAAGACCGGGCTGCGCCCGCCCGTGGCGGCCCCGCGCGCCGCCGCCCCCGCCACGATCCCGCCCATGAGCCCGATGGCCACGGTCACGTGCGCCTGCGACATCTCCAGCCGCTCCCACGGGACCCCGGGGAACCGCTCCTCCAGCCGGGGCCGGGCCGAGCGCAGCCAGCCCGCCATGGTGGCCAGCTCCTCGGCGTCGTGGACGGCCCACGCCGCCAGCAGCCCCCACGTCACGCGGGCCGTCACGGCCGGGCTCCCGCCGTCCTCCGCCATCCTGGCCTCCTCCCGAAACACAACGCAACGTTGCGTTGTCATACTAGGGCGATCAGCCCGGCTCCTGCAAAATGGAGAGGTGCCCAGGATCGAATCCACCGCCGCGCGACTCGCCAAGCTCGGTTTCGCCGACGGCGCCCGGGCCGCCCAGCTCGTCCGCCAGGCCGACCCCCGCCTCGACGACCTGCTGGAGTCGCTGGTCGACGTCGCCGACCCCGACCTCGCCCTCGTCTCCCTGACCCGGCTGGCCGAACGCGACCCCGCCGTGCTCGACGCCCTCCGCGACGACGACGGCCTGCGGGCGAGGCTGCTCGCCGTGCTCGGCGTCAGCGACGCCCTGGGCGAGCACCTCGTCCGCCATCCCGAGGACATCGCCCGCCTGGCCCGGCCCGACCAGGACGACTCCAGGGACGAGCTGCTGCGCGCGGTCGGGGCCGACCCCGCCGCGCCCGAGCCGGCGGCGGCGGGCGAGGACGTCCTGACGGCGCTCCGCGTGGCCTACCGGGGCCGGCTCATGCACCTGGCCGCCCGCGACCTCACCGGGCAGGCCACGCCGCAGGAGGTCATGGCCGAGCTGTCCGACCTGGCCGGGGCCGCGCTGGAGGCCGCGCTCGCCGTCGCCCGCACCGAGGTGGACGCCTCCGACGTGAGCCTCGCGGTCATCGGCATGGGCAAGTGCGGCGCCCGCGAGCTCAACTACATCAGCGACGTGGACGTGGTCTTCGTCGCCGAGCCGCGCGAGGGCGCCGACGAGGCCAAGGCCCTGCGCACCGCCACCCGCCTGGCCCAGGCCATGATGCGGGCCTGCACCGCGACCACCCCCGAGGGCGCGCTGTGGGAGGTGGACGCGGGCCTGCGCCCCGAGGGCCGCTCCGGGCCGCTGGTGCGCACGCTCGCCAGCCACCTCGCCTACTACCGGCGCTGGGCCAAGACGTGGGAGTTCCAGGCGCTGCTCAAGGCCCGCCCGGTGGCGGGCGACCTCGCGCTGGGGGAGTCCTACGTCCAGGCCGTCAACGACCTGGTGTGGACGGCCGCGACCCGCGAGCACTTCGTCGAGGACGTGCAGGCCATGCGCCGCCGGGTCGAGGCGCACGTGCGCGCCGAGGGCGAGCGCCAGCTCAAGCTGGGCCCCGGCGGGCTGCGCGACATCGAGTTCGCGGTGCAGCTCCTCCAGCTCGTGCACGGGCGGCTCGACCCGCTGCTGCGCCGCCGGGCCACGCTGCCCGCGCTGGCCGCCCTGGCCCGCGGCGGCTACGTCGGCCGCGACGACGCCCGGGGGCTGGCCGAGGCGTACGCGTTCCTGCGCAGGGTCGAGCACCTGCTCCAGCTCCACCGGCTGCGCCGCACCCACGTCGTCCCCACCGCGGAGGCCGATCTGCGCAGGCTCGGCCGCGCGCTCGGCATGCAGGCCGACCCGGTGGGGGAGTTCACCGCCCGGTGGCGGCGGCACGCCAGGGAGGCGCGGCGGCTGCACGAGAAACTGTTCTACCGGCCGCTGCTGCAGGCGGTGTCGCGGTTGCAGGAGTCGGAGGCGCGGCTGTCCACGGCCGCCGCGGCCGACCGCCTGGAGGCGCTCGGCTACCTCGACCCCAACGGCGCGCTGCGCCACCTGGCCGCGCTCACCTCGGGCGTGTCGCGGCGGGCCGCGATCCAGCGCACGCTGCTGCCGGTCATGCTCGGCTGGTTCGCCGACACCCCCGACCCCGACGCGGCCCTGCTCGGCTTCCGTCAGGTCAGCGACAAGCTCGGCGCCACGCCGTGGTACCTCCGGCTGCTGCGCGACGAGACCGCCGTGGCCGCGCGGATGGCCAAGGTGCTCGGCACCAGCCGCTACGCCACCGGCCTGCTCATGCACGCCCCCGAGGCGGTCGCCATGCTCGGCTCCGACGAGGAGCTCGCCGTACGCTCCCCGGAGTCGCTGGCCGGCGAGGCGGCGGCGGCGAGCTCCCGCCACGTCGCCGACGGCGACCCGGAGACCGCGGTGGCCGCCGTGCGGGCGCTGCGCCGCAGGGAGCTGTTCCGCACCGCCGTGGCCGACCTCTCCGGCCTGATCGACATCGAGACCGTGGGCTGCGCGCTGTCGGCGCTCAACGACGTGACCCTCCAGGCCGCCCTCGACGCCGCGCTGCGCAAGGCCGGCGACGTCACCTCGTTCGCGGTCATCGCCATGGGCCGGCTGGGCGGCATGGAGTGCTCCTACGCCAGCGACGCCGACGTCATGTTCGTCCACCAGCCGCGTCCCGGCGTGGCCGAGCGCGAGGCCACCGACGCCGCCTTCGCGGTCGCCAACGAGCTGCGCAGGCTGCTGTCGCTGCCCGCGCCCGACCCGCCCCTGCTCGTCGACCCCGACCTGCGTCCGGAGGGCCGCCAGGGGCCGCTGGTGCGCACGCTCGCCTCCTACCGGGCCTACTACGCGCGCTGGTCGTCGCCGTGGGAGTCCCAGGCGCTGCTGCGGGCCAGGTTCTCGGCCGGCGACGCGGAGCTGGGGGCGGCGTTCACCGCCATGGCGGACGAGCTGCGCTACCCGAGGGGCGGCCTGCCCGACGACGCCGTACGCGAGATCCGGCGGCTGAAGGCCCGCATGGAGGCCGAGCGGCTGCCGCGCGGCGCCGATCCGGCCCTGCACACCAAGCTCGGGCCCGGCGGGCTCTCCGACGTCGAGTGGGTGGCCCAGCTCCTGCAGCTCAGGCACGCGGGAACGCTCCCGTCGCTGCGCACCACCCGCACGCTCGACGCGCTGCGCGCCGCCGTCGCCGAGGACCTGCTCGCCCCCGCCGACGAGGCCGTGCTGGCCGAGGCGTGGCGCTTCGTCTCCCGCGTACGCGACGCGCTCATGCTGGTCAAGGGCCGCCCCGGCGACAGCGTGCCGCGCGACGCGGGCGAGCGCCGGCTCATCGCCCAGACCCTCGGCTACCCGCCCGACGGCTCCGAGGACTTCCTCGACGACTACCGCCGCGTCACCCGCCGCGCCCGGAAGGTGGTGGAACGCGTCTTCTACGAGGGTTGATGGGCGTCGCCCGGCGGGTGTATCAAGGCGCGATGTTATCCGTCTACGTGGATCTCGCCCTCGGCCTGGCCGTGTCGTTCCTGCTGCTGTCGCTCCTGGTGAGCGGCCTCAACGAGGCGGTCGTGCGGCTGCTGTCCATCCGCAGCAAGTTCCTGTGGGCCTACCTCAGGGACACGCTGGACGGCGCCGACCTGAACGGGTCCTGGCTGCCCGCCCGCGTACGCGACGTCTTCACCCGGCTGCCGTTCCTGCGTGACCCGCGGCCCCGCTACAGCGACCTGCCCGCCCCGCCCGAGGCCGGCGTGGTGCCCGACCCCCGGGCCAAGGCCGACGACGCCGTGATCAAGCTGCTCTACGAGCGGGTCCGCGAGATCGACCATGCCAAGCGCGGGCGCACCAGCATCGCCGACATCCCGCCCGGCCGCTTCTCGGTCGCGGTCATGGAGCTGGCGACGAGCGAGGACGGCGACGTGGAGCGCTTCCTCGCCAAGCTCAAGGCCGCCGACAGCCCGCTGTACGGCCACCTGAAGGGCGTCTGGGAGACCGCCCAGCGCGACCTCGGCCGCTTCCGGCAGGGCGTCGAGACCTGGTTCGACGGGGAGATGCAGCGGCTGTCGCTGCTCTACAAGCGCTACGTCAAATGGGTGCTCGCCGTGCTGAGCCTGCTGGTGACGCTGGTGTTCACCATGGACGGGCTGGAGTACGCCAAGACGCTGCTGCGCGACAACGCCTTCCGCGCCTCGGTGACCGCCGTGTCCGAGGCCGGGCCCGACGCGTACAGCGAGCTGAAGGCCCAGTGCGCCGGTGCGGACCCCGTGCACTGCGTCACCGAGACGATGAGCCGGCCTGCCCTGGTGCGGATGCTCGGCCAGGCGCTGGTCAGCGTGTCGTTCCCGGAGCAGGGCGGGCCGAGCGTCGAGTGGAACGGCTCCAGCTGGTGGAACCGCCTGATGACGCCCAGCCACTGGCCGGGCTTCCTGCTGACGTACGTGGCGCTGCTGTTCGGGGCGCCCTTCTGGTGGGATGTCCTGCGCCGCGTGACGGGGATCAGGTCCCGGCGCTGAGGGCCTATCGTTGCTCGGATGAGGACAGAACGGTTGATCATGCGCAGATGGCGCGAGGAGGACCGCGAGCCCTTCGCGGCCATGAACGCCGACCCCGCCGTCATGGAGCACTACCCCGCGCCGCTCACGCGCGAGCAGAGCGACATCATGGTGGACCGCATCGAGCGGCAGTTCGACGAGCGCGGCTACAGCCTGTGGGCGCTGGAGGTCATCGGCACCGGCGAGTTCATCGGCTTCACCGGGCTGGCCTGGCAGACCTTCGACGCTCCCTTCCTGCCCGCCGCCGAGATCGGCTGGCGGCTGGCCCGCCCCGCCTGGGGGCACGGCTACGCCACGGAGGCCGCCAGGCGGGCGCTCAGGTACGCCTTCGAGGAGGCCGGCCTGACGGAGGTCATCTCCATGACGGCC is part of the Nonomuraea coxensis DSM 45129 genome and encodes:
- a CDS encoding glutamine synthetase family protein — translated: MDRQQEFVLRTLEERDIRFIRLWFTDVLGFLKSVAIAPAELEGAFTEGMGFDGSAIEGFARVYESDMLAKPDPSTFQILPWRSETPGAARIFCDILMPDGSPSHADPRWVLKRTLAKCADMGFTFYTHPEIEFFLLKNRPEPGVRPEPIDSGGYFDHTPHSSGHDFRRQAIMMLESMGISVEFSHHEGAPGQQEIDLRYADALTTADNIMTFRLVMKEVALEQGIWASFMPKPFTEHPGSGMHTHMSLFEGDRNAFYEAGSEYRLSKVGRSFIAGLLRHAAEITAITNQWVNSYKRLWGGAEAIAGQGGEAPSYVCWGHNNRSALVRVPMYKPHKGGSTRIEFRSLDSACNPYLAFALILAAGLKGIEEGYELPAAAEDNVWTLTSAERRALGIQPLPGSLNDAIEVMERSELVAETLGEHVFDFFLRNKRAEWREYRRHVTEFELGRYLPIL
- a CDS encoding S8 family peptidase; this translates as MRLRSLLAGASVLAFTTTGALIAAPAHAAAGDPEIARNVTAEVRGGHKVRAVIELKKGQSVEAVATDTEKASKGTQVVDKKLSDDFLVANLDKATLEEVRTDDRVAAVYEDRLSVATLDASTKLIGADKANAAGWTGKGSTIAVLDTGIDRDHPFFAGRIVGEACFSATSTDPYYGARPLCPNGQSVQTGAGAADAEIPACVVNGANQCYHGTHVAGIAAGKKAAGAPSNGVAPEAGILPVQVFTRLDGPVCQEQLGRAAPCFATFVSAQKAALQYVDSVHAGKNVIAVNMSLGGGAKQTRHCDADPSAGALKDEIVWLKQFGVTVVVAAGNEGFADGVSSPACVSAAVAVGATDDQDAVAGFSNRGALLDLFAPGVQINSAVPGGGYRVLGGTSMAAPHVAGALALVRQAYPQLPGEGRVAKLQDTGKAITYGGVTTRRIDLTAALPPKASPSPTPTPTGSPTPAPTGTHTPGPSPTPTPTTTTSPTTSPEDGHHNVDPGIYGDPQPVPDTCSRGRGGKPLSAKAWAREMLRGKGSLSDATLRCYLTLAQNGSKVFPELTGAGTLSKAYKVLSTRSKAARALLDRELLAAWLNYAHGVHDASDRVHGRTTLKQAVAAAERHRAGKSAAAMKKAALYLYRHVNK
- a CDS encoding AAA family ATPase; protein product: MLDDPAHAGTVRYPPGSLVILTGLPGAGKTTLLRRLYGLHGTESVPVARGAVVVIDSYQSKRRWAGRLGWAPPPVRRAVVFATHLSRIGRALASGRAVVAHNRGCAPSVLRGFDRLARWHGARLHLLLLDTPPETALAGQHERGRVVAARTFARHRRRWEALMARVRSGDPAPAAAARVIDRNAAALLEAIVFEPDHDPVSGGFPITE
- a CDS encoding PaaI family thioesterase codes for the protein MTTAALQTVLTVPQRFRGPEGVANGGWIAGTMAETLNGGRSAVEVTLHAPTPLETELRLEHVANTASLSRGDDLLVEAIPVAEDLEGPGFVPFNDAARAEAGFAGLQAHPFAECFACGLREPGDGLRIFPGPVAGSDLVAAGWRVPFTVAGEDGVPASIIGAVLDCITGWAHFGPGESALLGRLAVQLHGRVHPGGRYSVVARPSGRDGRKMFGESAIYEVDGTLVAAGRATWIAPR
- a CDS encoding alpha/beta fold hydrolase gives rise to the protein MTFTFDDVDGLRIARAGTGPRLVIAVHGITASLMSWGAVARALPAGWTLVAMDLRGRGHSAGLPGPYGLPRHAEDVLRVAEHVGADGGTVLTGHSMGAYVAVLAAARRDFARVVLVDGGLPFPPLPEGVDPDAALAAALGPALDRLRQTYPSAEAYVEFFRNHPAFAGHWSDDVEEYVRYDLTGPEGALRSRAVPDAVREDGRWLHTEQAALTAALEAVKAPMTLLRAPRGLLNQDVPMLPDDLAAPWAARLPGLRDEVVPDCNHYTIVFDERCVATLVDRLTAP
- a CDS encoding type 1 glutamine amidotransferase encodes the protein MRITVIEHEREAGLGYLAGWLGIACDVVRPYLGEEVPARAADGLVVLGGAAAAWEDERSPWQPATRDLLRRAVDEATPTLGICLGAQLLTLACGGAVERGGNGLEVGLREVTALPAAREDRLFAGVGAAPAVQYHQDAMTRLPAGAVPLLTGSQYPNQGYRLGPAAWAVQFHPEATPEIFASWTYESGLDAAEDLNREVKAAEPDLVAAWRPMARAFAAVVREGASGAGAA
- a CDS encoding HXXEE domain-containing protein translates to MAEDGGSPAVTARVTWGLLAAWAVHDAEELATMAGWLRSARPRLEERFPGVPWERLEMSQAHVTVAIGLMGGIVAGAAARGAATGGRSPVFRTVLAGFGAHGVMHLAQSALARGYTPGVVTAPVVVIPYTVWAWRRLRAAGVATDGAGRSGAAGLAALPLVLGAVHGLAHLLTRARRTEAGGHGRAEGRPLRRRPRRRLLP